A stretch of Gasterosteus aculeatus chromosome 4, fGasAcu3.hap1.1, whole genome shotgun sequence DNA encodes these proteins:
- the LOC120817040 gene encoding leptin receptor overlapping transcript-like 1 translates to MAGIKALISLSFGGAIGLMFLMLGCALPVYDKYWPLFLLFFYILCPIPYCISRRVVDDTDSASNACKELAIFLTTGIVISAFGLPVVFARAEVIAWGACALVLTGNVVIFSTILGFFLVFGSNDDFSWQQW, encoded by the exons CTCTCATCAGCCTGTCCTTTGGAGGGGCCATTGGCCTCATGTTCCTCATGCTAGGATGTGCCCTCCCCGTGTACGa CAAATACTGGCCgttgttcctcctcttcttctacaTCCTGTGTCCCATCCCTTACTGCATCTCGCGGCGAGTGGTCGACGACACCGACTCGGCCAGCAACGCCTGCAAAGAGCTGGCCATCTTCCTCACGACGGGCATCGTCATCTCAGCGTTCGGCCTGCCCGTCGTCTTCGCCAGAGCCGAAGTG ATCGCCTGGGGGGCGTGTGCGCTCGTGCTGACGGGGAACGTAGTCATCTTCAGCACCATCCTGGGCTTCTTCTTGGTCTTTGGATCCAACGACGACTTCAGCTGGCAGCAGTGGTAA